From Curtobacterium sp. SGAir0471, the proteins below share one genomic window:
- a CDS encoding thiamine pyrophosphate-requiring protein, whose product MSTTVSDFVIDRIKAWGVSRVFGYPGDGIGAFDGALGKADGSERELEYVRPTHEEIAALMATAHAKFTGEVGVCVATSSPGAFHLLNGLYDAQMDNQPVVAIIGQQGLASIGSFTQQESNLERVFADVACYVETVATPDAVGVVVDTAFRTAMLRKQPAVVVLPHDVQAMAYEAPAAEHWVSRSSDVAPSTRIVPPQDQIARFAEILNAGERVTFLVGAGARGATDLVLEAAEKTGAGIITALRGKDVVPSDVPYHTQQVGLLGSRPSLTQIKECDTIVLLGSNYPYGEYLPASGQARGVQVDIKPEQMGLRYPTELNLWGDVGATLQAVMPLLRDRKDTAWQDRLAGEMREWEAEMHRQAEVAYDDGVNPRRVIHAVNERLPEGVTVTCDAGTTADWYGHHIRLRRGMHGDMSGRLATMLAAMPYAVTAKFAFPDAPAVCTIGDGAFQMLGMNELITVKKYMAQWPNQQLVIVVMHNDDLGQVSWEMRTEDGNPMWSGSQDVESMDYAGYARLLGFEGIAVRGDDEVEAAVERAFANPGVTLIDAYVSRNVPPLPPHITAEYAVNTAKSLLKGDPAELGVIKDSAKAMAAEAVERVKGALGRD is encoded by the coding sequence ATGAGCACGACCGTGAGCGACTTCGTCATCGACCGCATCAAGGCATGGGGCGTCTCGCGCGTCTTCGGCTACCCCGGGGACGGGATCGGTGCGTTCGACGGGGCCCTCGGCAAGGCGGACGGCAGCGAGCGCGAGCTCGAGTACGTCCGCCCGACGCACGAGGAGATCGCCGCGCTGATGGCGACCGCGCACGCGAAGTTCACCGGCGAGGTCGGGGTCTGCGTCGCGACGTCGAGCCCGGGTGCCTTCCACCTGCTCAACGGCCTGTACGACGCGCAGATGGACAACCAGCCAGTCGTCGCGATCATCGGCCAGCAGGGTCTCGCCTCGATCGGCAGCTTCACGCAGCAGGAGTCGAACCTCGAGCGCGTGTTCGCCGACGTCGCCTGCTACGTGGAGACCGTCGCCACCCCGGACGCCGTCGGCGTCGTCGTCGACACGGCCTTCCGCACCGCGATGCTCCGGAAGCAGCCGGCCGTCGTCGTGCTCCCCCACGACGTGCAGGCGATGGCGTACGAGGCCCCGGCCGCCGAGCACTGGGTGTCCCGGTCGAGCGACGTCGCCCCGTCGACCCGGATCGTGCCGCCGCAGGACCAGATCGCACGCTTCGCCGAGATCCTGAACGCCGGCGAGCGCGTGACCTTCCTGGTCGGTGCCGGCGCACGCGGCGCCACGGACCTGGTGCTCGAGGCCGCCGAGAAGACCGGCGCCGGCATCATCACGGCGCTCCGCGGCAAGGACGTCGTGCCCTCCGACGTGCCGTACCACACGCAGCAGGTCGGGCTCCTCGGCTCCCGCCCGAGCCTGACGCAGATCAAGGAGTGCGACACGATCGTGCTCCTCGGCTCGAACTACCCCTACGGCGAGTACCTGCCCGCCTCCGGCCAAGCACGCGGCGTGCAGGTCGACATCAAGCCCGAGCAGATGGGCCTGCGGTACCCGACCGAGCTCAACCTGTGGGGAGACGTCGGCGCGACGCTGCAGGCGGTCATGCCGCTGCTCCGCGACAGGAAGGACACCGCGTGGCAGGACAGGCTCGCCGGCGAGATGCGCGAGTGGGAGGCGGAGATGCACCGCCAGGCCGAGGTGGCCTACGACGACGGCGTCAACCCGCGGCGCGTCATCCACGCCGTGAACGAGCGGCTCCCCGAGGGCGTCACGGTCACCTGCGACGCCGGGACCACGGCCGACTGGTACGGCCACCACATCCGGCTCCGCCGTGGCATGCACGGCGACATGTCCGGCCGGCTCGCGACGATGCTCGCGGCGATGCCCTACGCCGTCACCGCGAAGTTCGCGTTCCCGGACGCCCCGGCGGTGTGCACCATCGGCGACGGCGCGTTCCAGATGCTCGGCATGAACGAGCTCATCACGGTCAAGAAGTACATGGCCCAGTGGCCGAACCAGCAGCTCGTCATCGTGGTCATGCACAACGACGACCTCGGCCAGGTCTCGTGGGAGATGCGCACCGAGGACGGCAACCCGATGTGGTCCGGCTCGCAGGACGTCGAGTCGATGGACTACGCCGGGTACGCCAGACTGCTCGGCTTCGAGGGCATCGCCGTCCGCGGTGACGACGAGGTCGAGGCAGCGGTCGAACGGGCGTTCGCGAACCCCGGCGTGACGCTCATCGACGCGTACGTCAGCCGCAACGTGCCGCCGCTCCCCCCGCACATCACCGCCGAGTACGCGGTGAACACCGCGAAGAGCCTGCTGAAGGGCGACCCGGCGGAACTCGGCGTGATCAAGGACTCGGCGAAGGCGATGGCCGCCGAGGCCGTCGAGCGGGTGAAGGGCGCTCTGGGGCGCGACTGA
- a CDS encoding bifunctional metallophosphatase/5'-nucleotidase — translation MNAHTPPRRRRLAGASALVAAGVLTALTVPSAALAAEGDTTIDLYNVNDFHGRIAKSLNTPPRDGDAAGAATLAGALEQLRGADPSTSAFVSSGDNIGGSTFESFIQDDQPTIDVLNQMDLSVSAIGNHELDKGQDDLRDRVIGGQGEGVRAAQWDYVSANILDSATGKPAFQPYSIQEISGKRVGFIGATVDLIGQGLVAPDGIAGLEMGDITTEVNKVATQLTDGDTANDEADVLVLLVHDGAEGTTKPSPSDDSDFARAVYGVTPKVSAILSAHTHQTYAYSIVPTGGTVARPVIQTGSYGFNLGHVRLTVAADGSVTAAAPENLRLVDGTYTPDPAVQATVDAAVKEADRLGAVELGTIDRDLKRAVQSNGSENRGGESTLGNFVAEVQRDQTQRQGSQIAFMNPGGLRADIASGAVTYKEAAVVQPFANTLVVLDLTGDQIRRALEQQWQPSTASRPFLKLGASAGFAYTYDPLAAPGERITGMTLDGEPIAADRTYKVTVNSFLATGGDNFGAFKEAAVKQDSGMVDLEAQVQYFREHPTVAVQEDQRSVGVRVSEAPDGGFGPGDAVRIDLSSLTFSNAADQGGTVSVSAGGQELATAEIDPTVVDTTDEQGRATLDFTVPGAPATGSEPTAAARVAALAAPTATTDEPLVVTLPNGQTITLAVTIPVETAAEPEPTDPGAGDPTDPGTPGAGTPGAGTPSAGAPVGGVSDGGRPGAASGDLAFTGADLVVPGIAAGVLLLAGAVALVLARRKRAVEEAPVLTD, via the coding sequence ATGAACGCTCACACTCCCCCGCGTCGCCGGCGCCTGGCCGGGGCCTCCGCCCTGGTCGCCGCCGGCGTCCTCACCGCCCTCACCGTTCCCTCTGCCGCCCTCGCCGCCGAGGGTGACACCACGATCGACCTGTACAACGTCAACGACTTCCACGGCCGCATCGCGAAGTCGCTCAACACTCCGCCGCGGGACGGCGACGCTGCCGGCGCCGCCACCCTCGCCGGTGCACTGGAGCAGCTCCGCGGCGCCGACCCGTCGACCTCCGCCTTCGTCAGCTCCGGCGACAACATCGGTGGCTCGACCTTCGAGTCGTTCATCCAGGACGACCAGCCGACGATCGACGTCCTCAACCAGATGGACCTGTCGGTCAGCGCCATCGGCAACCACGAGCTCGACAAGGGTCAGGACGACCTGCGCGACCGCGTGATCGGTGGCCAGGGCGAGGGCGTCCGTGCGGCGCAGTGGGACTACGTCTCCGCGAACATCCTCGACTCGGCCACGGGCAAGCCCGCGTTCCAGCCGTACTCGATCCAGGAGATCAGCGGCAAGCGCGTCGGCTTCATCGGCGCGACGGTGGACCTGATCGGCCAGGGCCTCGTCGCCCCGGACGGCATCGCCGGGCTCGAGATGGGCGACATCACGACCGAGGTGAACAAGGTCGCCACCCAGCTCACCGACGGTGACACGGCGAACGACGAGGCCGACGTGCTCGTGCTGCTCGTGCACGACGGTGCGGAGGGCACCACGAAGCCGAGTCCGAGCGACGACTCCGACTTCGCTCGCGCGGTCTACGGCGTCACCCCGAAGGTCTCGGCGATCCTGTCCGCCCACACGCACCAGACCTACGCGTACTCGATCGTCCCGACCGGCGGCACCGTCGCCCGTCCGGTGATCCAGACCGGCTCGTACGGCTTCAACCTCGGCCACGTGCGGCTCACCGTCGCGGCCGATGGCTCCGTCACCGCCGCAGCGCCCGAGAACCTGCGCCTGGTCGACGGGACCTACACGCCCGACCCCGCCGTCCAGGCCACCGTCGACGCCGCGGTCAAGGAGGCCGACCGTCTCGGTGCCGTCGAGCTCGGCACGATCGACCGCGACCTGAAGCGCGCCGTGCAGTCGAACGGTTCCGAGAACCGGGGCGGCGAGTCCACCCTCGGCAACTTCGTCGCCGAGGTCCAGCGCGACCAGACGCAGCGCCAGGGCTCGCAGATCGCCTTCATGAACCCGGGCGGCCTCCGGGCCGACATCGCCTCCGGTGCGGTCACCTACAAGGAGGCCGCGGTCGTCCAGCCGTTCGCGAACACGCTCGTCGTGCTCGACCTGACCGGGGACCAGATCCGCCGCGCCCTCGAGCAGCAGTGGCAGCCGTCCACCGCGAGCCGCCCGTTCCTCAAGCTCGGCGCGTCCGCGGGCTTCGCGTACACGTACGACCCGCTGGCCGCCCCCGGCGAGCGCATCACGGGCATGACGCTCGACGGCGAGCCGATCGCGGCCGACCGCACGTACAAGGTCACCGTGAACTCGTTCCTCGCGACCGGCGGCGACAACTTCGGTGCCTTCAAGGAGGCCGCTGTCAAGCAGGACAGCGGCATGGTCGACCTCGAGGCACAGGTCCAGTACTTCCGCGAGCACCCGACCGTCGCGGTCCAGGAGGACCAGCGATCGGTCGGCGTCCGGGTCTCCGAGGCACCCGACGGAGGCTTCGGCCCCGGTGATGCCGTCCGCATCGACCTGTCGTCCCTGACCTTCAGCAACGCGGCCGACCAGGGCGGCACCGTCTCGGTCAGCGCCGGCGGCCAGGAGCTCGCGACCGCAGAGATCGACCCGACCGTCGTGGACACCACGGACGAGCAGGGTCGTGCGACCCTCGACTTCACCGTGCCGGGCGCCCCGGCCACGGGCTCGGAGCCGACCGCCGCAGCCCGCGTCGCGGCCCTCGCTGCGCCGACCGCGACGACCGACGAGCCGCTCGTCGTCACCCTGCCGAACGGTCAGACGATCACCCTCGCGGTGACGATCCCGGTCGAGACGGCTGCGGAGCCGGAGCCGACCGACCCCGGCGCCGGTGACCCCACCGACCCGGGCACGCCGGGTGCAGGGACGCCGGGTGCGGGAACCCCGAGCGCCGGCGCCCCCGTCGGCGGCGTCTCGGACGGCGGCCGACCGGGCGCCGCCAGCGGCGACCTGGCGTTCACGGGTGCCGACCTGGTGGTCCCGGGGATCGCTGCCGGCGTCCTGCTGCTCGCCGGCGCCGTGGCACTCGTGCTCGCACGCCGGAAGCGCGCCGTCGAGGAGGCGCCGGTCCTGACGGACTGA
- a CDS encoding Dyp-type peroxidase, protein MTASRFSRRGLIGAGLAAAGAGVGAVAGVAGSAVATGVDPFTAAANGDESIDLSQSVPFYATAARQPQGGIRTTPQRHCVFMVFDLTASTATELQVLLARWSAAIAQLQAGRTIGSVEPAHGDGVGADTGEALDLGPASLTVTVGLGPGVFDERFGLAAKRPAHLAAIPTLPSDALDEQLTGGDLSLQACADDPQVAYHAVRDLARMARGTATVRWTVIGFGRASAGPTQSTPRNLMGFKDGTRNITTDDEYDRFVWLDDDAGWMAGGTYQVVRKIRMNLETWDADVVSDQQRVFGRTKVEGGPLSGGAEHTTPDFHARAPHGTEGGTAIDARSHVALAAHENNGGVKILRRGYNYTDGLNQYGQLDAGLLFAAFVNDPEHFTTLQRRLGASDRLNEYVSHIGSGVFAVPPAPRKGSYIGEQLFH, encoded by the coding sequence GTGACCGCGTCCCGTTTCTCCCGACGCGGGCTCATCGGCGCCGGGCTCGCAGCCGCCGGTGCGGGCGTCGGTGCCGTCGCGGGCGTCGCCGGGTCGGCCGTCGCGACCGGGGTCGACCCGTTCACGGCGGCCGCGAACGGCGACGAGTCGATCGACCTGTCGCAGTCGGTCCCGTTCTACGCGACCGCCGCCCGGCAGCCGCAGGGCGGGATCCGCACGACGCCGCAGCGGCACTGCGTCTTCATGGTGTTCGACCTGACGGCGTCGACCGCGACCGAGCTGCAGGTCCTGCTCGCGCGCTGGTCCGCCGCGATCGCACAGCTGCAGGCCGGCCGGACGATCGGCAGCGTCGAACCCGCGCACGGCGACGGCGTCGGTGCCGACACGGGCGAGGCACTCGACCTCGGCCCGGCGTCGCTCACCGTCACCGTCGGACTCGGCCCAGGGGTCTTCGACGAGCGGTTCGGTCTGGCGGCGAAGCGTCCCGCGCACCTCGCGGCGATCCCGACCCTGCCGAGTGACGCCCTCGACGAGCAGCTGACCGGTGGGGACCTGTCCCTGCAGGCCTGTGCCGACGACCCGCAGGTGGCGTACCACGCCGTCCGGGACCTGGCGCGGATGGCCCGCGGGACCGCGACCGTGCGGTGGACCGTCATCGGGTTCGGGCGCGCCTCGGCCGGTCCGACGCAGTCGACGCCCCGCAACCTGATGGGGTTCAAGGACGGTACCCGGAACATCACCACGGACGACGAGTACGACCGCTTCGTGTGGCTCGACGACGACGCCGGGTGGATGGCCGGTGGCACCTACCAGGTGGTCCGGAAGATCCGGATGAACCTCGAGACGTGGGACGCCGACGTCGTCAGCGACCAGCAGCGCGTGTTCGGTCGGACGAAGGTCGAGGGCGGGCCCCTGTCCGGTGGGGCCGAGCACACGACGCCGGACTTCCATGCCCGGGCGCCGCACGGCACCGAGGGCGGGACCGCGATCGACGCGCGCTCGCACGTTGCCCTCGCCGCACACGAGAACAACGGCGGCGTGAAGATCCTGCGCCGCGGGTACAACTACACGGACGGACTGAACCAGTACGGCCAGCTCGACGCCGGGTTGCTCTTCGCGGCGTTCGTGAACGACCCGGAGCACTTCACGACGCTGCAGCGGAGGCTCGGGGCGTCCGACCGCCTGAACGAGTACGTGTCGCACATCGGGTCCGGCGTCTTCGCCGTGCCGCCGGCGCCGCGGAAGGGCTCGTACATCGGGGAGCAGCTCTTCCACTGA
- the efeO gene encoding iron uptake system protein EfeO: protein MPFGRTARPLAARPRVARPLIVLGALGAVTTLALTGCSAGSPADDASSSGKVSRVTITLTNDGSDACAVSTTTVPAGPVTFTVHNESSTAITEVELLQDQRILGEKENLAPGLDAVRFTATLGGGKYQVYCPGAERELTDFTVTGKAASTANSSAATLLADGAKGYATYVDGQVTDMVAAVQQLQHDVDAGDLDAAKKDYAAARPFYEHVESDVDGFVKKGFSATDNAGNLDYLIDMRASNLDDAVGWSGFHAVEKDLFETGAITASTKQTAAALTADVELLAKRVPSIEYKPEDLANGAAGLLEEVQSNKITGEEEAYSHIDLVDLAANVEGARQAFAYLKPGLTKVDPALTKQIAAQFDTTNTLMDGFRDADSLGGFATWDAAAKAKDANRISQQVQALQDPLSRLAEKVATA, encoded by the coding sequence ATGCCGTTCGGTAGGACCGCACGCCCCCTGGCCGCCCGACCCCGCGTCGCCCGCCCCCTGATCGTCCTCGGCGCCCTCGGCGCCGTCACCACCCTCGCCCTGACCGGCTGCTCGGCCGGCTCGCCCGCCGACGACGCGTCGAGCAGCGGGAAGGTCTCCCGCGTCACGATCACCCTGACGAACGACGGCTCCGACGCCTGCGCCGTGTCGACCACGACGGTCCCCGCGGGCCCCGTCACGTTCACGGTGCACAACGAGTCGTCCACCGCCATCACCGAGGTGGAGCTCCTGCAGGACCAGCGCATCCTGGGTGAGAAGGAGAACCTGGCCCCCGGGCTCGACGCCGTCCGGTTCACCGCCACGCTGGGCGGGGGGAAGTACCAGGTGTACTGCCCCGGTGCGGAGCGCGAGCTCACCGACTTCACCGTCACGGGCAAGGCCGCCTCGACCGCGAACAGCAGTGCGGCGACCCTGCTGGCCGACGGTGCGAAGGGCTACGCGACCTACGTCGACGGGCAGGTGACCGACATGGTCGCGGCGGTGCAGCAGCTGCAGCACGACGTCGACGCGGGCGACCTCGATGCGGCGAAGAAGGACTACGCCGCCGCCCGTCCGTTCTACGAGCACGTGGAGAGCGACGTCGACGGCTTCGTCAAGAAGGGCTTCTCGGCCACCGACAACGCCGGCAACCTCGACTACCTGATCGACATGCGCGCGTCCAACCTCGACGACGCCGTCGGTTGGAGCGGCTTCCACGCCGTCGAGAAGGACCTCTTCGAGACCGGCGCGATCACCGCGTCGACGAAGCAGACGGCCGCGGCGCTCACCGCCGACGTCGAGCTCCTGGCGAAGCGCGTGCCGTCGATCGAGTACAAGCCCGAGGACCTGGCGAACGGTGCCGCGGGGCTGCTCGAGGAGGTCCAGTCGAACAAGATCACCGGGGAGGAGGAGGCGTACAGCCACATCGACCTCGTCGACCTCGCCGCGAACGTCGAGGGCGCCCGACAGGCCTTCGCGTACCTCAAGCCCGGTCTGACGAAGGTGGACCCGGCGCTGACGAAGCAGATCGCCGCGCAGTTCGACACCACGAACACGCTGATGGACGGCTTCCGCGACGCGGACTCGCTCGGCGGCTTCGCCACGTGGGACGCCGCTGCGAAGGCGAAGGACGCCAACCGGATCTCGCAGCAGGTCCAGGCGCTGCAGGACCCGCTGTCCCGCCTGGCCGAGAAGGTCGCGACGGCGTGA
- the efeU gene encoding iron uptake transporter permease EfeU, whose protein sequence is MIATLVIGLREGLEATLIVGIIAAFLRRNRAPLAPMWAGVGLAVALSIAVGFGLQLVEQALPQAQQEGMETIIGAVAVVFVTGMIVWMRTHARTLSRDLQASASAALGQGTAWALAGMAFLAVLKEGFETSVFLLATFQASSDTGSAALGAVIGIAVAVAIGYGIYTGGVRLDLGRFFTGTGVFLVFVAGGLVLTALRHAHEAGWIVIGQQRTVDLGWLAPNGSLRGALVTGVLGIPADPRVIEVAGWLLYVVPVLAIAVWPRRWRPSTARVPLARSLVAAGLAAAAVVLALAVPSAGVDLPRTTAVSGDARSVTADVDGAAAVLRVAGAGREARITLPASAHRRVTRSGVAADRWQVTEDVPATDRPTSLTLDDLVGLFGRVPVGISPSTNPGPFTARWAVRDTVALTTVGGGVLDATRSERDVLTLSGGGLPAARTTTLGRSVWAVPTDRVDRTAADLAAARTRAAELRLWDTWLPAVLLAAAAVQALLALRDRRRAVAPPTTTPGTDPSRGPPADVPARSLDHAVR, encoded by the coding sequence ATGATCGCCACCCTCGTCATCGGCCTCCGCGAAGGCCTCGAAGCGACGCTCATCGTCGGCATCATCGCCGCGTTCCTCCGTCGCAACCGCGCGCCCCTCGCCCCGATGTGGGCCGGGGTCGGGCTCGCGGTCGCGCTGAGCATCGCCGTCGGCTTCGGGCTGCAGCTCGTCGAGCAGGCCCTGCCGCAGGCCCAGCAGGAGGGCATGGAGACGATCATCGGTGCCGTCGCCGTGGTCTTCGTCACCGGCATGATCGTCTGGATGCGCACCCACGCGCGCACCCTCTCGCGGGACCTGCAGGCCAGCGCCTCGGCCGCGCTCGGACAGGGCACCGCGTGGGCCCTCGCCGGCATGGCGTTCCTCGCCGTCCTCAAGGAGGGCTTCGAGACCTCGGTCTTCCTCCTCGCCACCTTCCAGGCCTCGTCCGACACCGGCTCGGCCGCCCTCGGTGCGGTGATCGGCATCGCCGTCGCCGTCGCGATCGGGTACGGCATCTACACGGGTGGTGTCCGCCTCGACCTCGGCCGCTTCTTCACCGGCACCGGCGTCTTCCTCGTCTTCGTCGCCGGCGGCCTCGTCCTGACCGCGCTGCGGCACGCGCACGAGGCGGGCTGGATCGTCATCGGCCAGCAGCGCACCGTCGACCTCGGCTGGCTCGCCCCGAACGGGTCGCTGCGCGGCGCGCTCGTCACCGGTGTGCTCGGCATCCCCGCCGACCCCCGCGTGATCGAGGTGGCCGGCTGGCTGCTCTACGTCGTCCCGGTCCTGGCGATCGCGGTCTGGCCGCGCCGCTGGCGTCCGTCGACGGCCCGCGTCCCGCTGGCCCGCTCGCTGGTCGCCGCCGGACTCGCGGCCGCGGCGGTCGTCCTGGCGCTGGCCGTCCCGAGCGCGGGCGTCGACCTGCCGCGCACGACCGCGGTCTCCGGGGACGCACGCTCCGTCACGGCCGACGTCGACGGTGCGGCCGCCGTCCTCCGCGTCGCGGGCGCCGGCCGGGAGGCACGAATCACCCTCCCCGCGTCGGCCCACCGTCGCGTCACCCGCTCGGGCGTCGCCGCCGACCGCTGGCAGGTCACCGAGGACGTCCCGGCGACCGACCGCCCCACCTCGCTGACGCTCGACGACCTGGTCGGCCTGTTCGGTCGGGTCCCCGTCGGTATCTCGCCGAGCACGAACCCGGGGCCGTTCACGGCCCGCTGGGCCGTCCGCGACACCGTCGCCCTGACGACCGTCGGTGGGGGCGTCCTGGACGCGACCCGCTCGGAACGCGACGTGCTCACGCTGAGCGGTGGGGGCCTCCCGGCCGCTCGGACCACGACGCTGGGACGCTCGGTCTGGGCGGTGCCGACCGACCGTGTCGACCGTACGGCCGCGGACCTGGCCGCCGCCCGGACCCGTGCTGCCGAGTTGCGGCTCTGGGACACCTGGCTGCCAGCAGTTCTCCTCGCCGCCGCCGCCGTCCAGGCGCTGCTCGCCCTCCGCGACCGCCGGCGTGCGGTCGCCCCACCGACCACCACCCCCGGAACCGACCCGTCGCGCGGACCGCCCGCCGACGTCCCTGCAAGGAGCCTCGACCATGCCGTTCGGTAG
- a CDS encoding trimeric intracellular cation channel family protein has translation MNVLTPEALASVTDVLDLAGVFASALLGGSLARTMDFDLFGFLVVGFVSGLGGGMLRDTLLQNGPPVALVDPLYLPVAIAGALVAFLVSFSELTWDRLFTVLDAAVIGFWSVVGVQRTFDAGLGWPAAIIMGTITAVGGGAMRDLLLRRVPAVFGGNALYATVAVAASAVMVVASYLGSPSIGIIAAIVLSLGLRYGAVKRGWGLPNGRDWQPKSTLGALLQRGRRLRPDAIRLLRRPGRRTGRGAVRSDRDTPDDA, from the coding sequence ATGAACGTGCTGACCCCGGAGGCCCTGGCGTCGGTCACCGACGTGCTCGACCTCGCCGGGGTGTTCGCGTCGGCGCTGCTCGGCGGATCGCTCGCACGCACGATGGACTTCGACCTGTTCGGGTTCCTCGTGGTCGGGTTCGTCTCCGGACTCGGCGGCGGCATGCTCCGCGACACCCTGCTGCAGAACGGCCCACCGGTCGCGCTCGTCGACCCGCTGTACCTACCGGTGGCGATCGCTGGCGCGCTGGTCGCGTTCCTCGTGTCGTTCTCGGAGCTCACCTGGGACCGGCTCTTCACCGTGCTCGACGCCGCCGTCATCGGGTTCTGGTCCGTGGTCGGGGTCCAGCGCACCTTCGACGCCGGGCTCGGCTGGCCGGCCGCGATCATCATGGGCACGATCACCGCGGTCGGCGGCGGCGCGATGCGCGACCTGCTGCTCCGGCGCGTGCCCGCGGTGTTCGGCGGCAACGCGCTGTACGCGACCGTGGCCGTCGCCGCGTCGGCGGTGATGGTGGTCGCGTCGTACCTCGGGTCGCCGTCGATCGGGATCATCGCCGCCATCGTGCTGTCGCTCGGGCTCCGGTACGGCGCCGTCAAGCGCGGGTGGGGGCTGCCGAACGGTCGCGACTGGCAGCCGAAGTCGACGCTCGGCGCACTGCTGCAGCGCGGCCGGCGGCTCCGACCGGACGCGATCCGGCTGCTCCGACGTCCCGGCCGCCGGACCGGCCGCGGTGCCGTGCGGAGCGACCGGGACACGCCCGACGACGCCTGA